The Streptomyces spororaveus genome includes a region encoding these proteins:
- the treS gene encoding maltose alpha-D-glucosyltransferase, with the protein MMINDPVHDTFEDTPAKDRDPDWFKRAVFYEVLVRSFHDSNGDGVGDLKGLTAKLDYLQWLGVDCLWLPPFFASPLRDGGYDVADYTSVLPEFGDLADFVEFVDAAHTRGMRVIIDFVMNHTSDQHEWFQQSRKDPDGPYGDYYMWADNDKQYQDARIIFVDTETSNWTYDPVRKQYYWHRFFSHQPDLNYENPAVVEEIVSALRFWLDLGIDGFRLDAVPYLYAEEGTNCENLPRTHQLLKRVRAEIDAHYPDTVLLAEANQWPEDVVDYFGDYEKGGDECHMAFHFPVMPRIFMAVRRESRYPVSEILAKTPAIPDRCQWGIFLRNHDELTLEMVTDEERDYMYAEYAKDPRMRANIGIRRRLAPLLDNDRKQMELFTALLLSLPGSPVLYYGDEIGMGDNIWLGDRDGVRTPMQWTPDRNAGFSSCDPGRLNLPVIMDPVYGYRVTNVEAAMSSPSSLLHWTRRLIEVRKANPAFGLGSYTELPSSNPAVLAFLREYGDDLVLCVHNFSRFAQPTELDLRSFNGRVPVELTGDVRFPPIGEWPYLLTLAGHGFYWFRLRTEQRVDKRAE; encoded by the coding sequence ATGATGATCAACGATCCCGTCCACGACACCTTCGAGGACACCCCCGCCAAGGACCGCGATCCCGACTGGTTCAAGCGGGCGGTCTTCTACGAGGTCCTCGTCCGCTCCTTCCACGACAGCAACGGCGACGGCGTCGGGGACCTCAAGGGGCTCACCGCCAAGCTGGACTACCTCCAGTGGCTCGGTGTCGACTGCCTCTGGCTGCCGCCGTTCTTCGCCTCACCCCTGCGCGACGGGGGTTACGACGTCGCCGACTACACCTCCGTACTCCCCGAGTTCGGCGACCTCGCCGACTTCGTGGAGTTCGTGGACGCCGCGCACACCCGCGGCATGCGGGTGATCATCGACTTCGTCATGAACCACACGAGCGATCAGCACGAGTGGTTCCAGCAGTCGCGCAAGGACCCGGACGGCCCGTACGGCGACTACTACATGTGGGCCGACAACGACAAGCAGTACCAGGACGCCCGCATCATCTTCGTCGACACCGAGACCTCGAACTGGACGTACGACCCCGTACGCAAGCAGTACTACTGGCACAGATTCTTCTCCCACCAGCCGGACCTCAACTACGAGAACCCGGCCGTGGTGGAGGAGATCGTCTCCGCGCTGCGCTTCTGGCTCGACCTCGGCATCGACGGCTTCCGCCTCGACGCCGTGCCCTACCTCTACGCCGAGGAGGGCACCAACTGCGAGAACCTCCCCCGCACCCACCAGCTCCTCAAGCGGGTCCGGGCCGAGATCGACGCGCACTACCCGGACACCGTGCTGCTCGCCGAGGCCAACCAGTGGCCCGAGGACGTCGTCGACTACTTCGGCGACTACGAGAAGGGCGGGGACGAATGCCACATGGCCTTCCACTTCCCCGTCATGCCGCGCATCTTCATGGCCGTCCGAAGAGAGTCCCGCTACCCCGTCTCCGAAATCCTGGCCAAGACCCCGGCGATCCCGGACCGCTGCCAGTGGGGCATCTTCCTGCGCAACCACGACGAGCTCACCCTCGAAATGGTCACGGACGAAGAGCGTGACTACATGTACGCCGAGTACGCCAAGGACCCGCGCATGCGGGCCAACATCGGCATCCGGCGCCGGCTCGCGCCGCTCCTGGACAACGACCGCAAGCAGATGGAGCTGTTCACGGCCCTGCTGCTGTCGCTGCCCGGTTCGCCGGTGCTCTACTACGGCGACGAGATCGGCATGGGCGACAACATCTGGCTGGGCGACCGCGACGGCGTCCGCACGCCGATGCAGTGGACCCCGGACCGCAACGCCGGTTTCTCCTCGTGCGATCCGGGCAGGCTGAACCTGCCGGTCATCATGGATCCCGTCTACGGGTACCGGGTCACCAACGTCGAGGCCGCGATGTCCTCGCCCTCCTCGCTGCTGCACTGGACCCGTCGGCTGATCGAGGTCCGCAAGGCGAACCCGGCCTTCGGACTCGGCTCGTACACCGAACTGCCGTCGTCGAACCCGGCGGTGCTCGCGTTCCTGCGCGAGTACGGGGACGACCTGGTGCTGTGCGTGCACAACTTCTCGCGCTTCGCGCAGCCCACCGAGCTCGATCTGCGGTCGTTCAACGGGCGGGTCCCGGTGGAGCTCACGGGTGATGTGCGCTTCCCGCCGATCGGCGAGTGGCCGTACCTGCTGACCCTGGCGGGCCACGGCTTCTACTGGTTCCGGCTGCGGACCGAACAGCGCGTCGACAAACGCGCGGAATAG
- a CDS encoding MerR family transcriptional regulator → MRIGELAERAGTSTRTLRYYESRGLLPARRAGNGYRTYDEDDLRLLRQIRVLQDFGFELEETRPFVDCLRAGHPAGDSCPASLAVYRRKLAELDGLIGQLADVREQLGRQLADAERAAGEAAVPKCEMTG, encoded by the coding sequence ATGCGCATCGGCGAACTGGCGGAGCGGGCCGGGACCAGCACCCGGACACTCAGGTACTACGAGTCGCGCGGGCTGCTCCCCGCACGGCGGGCCGGCAACGGCTACCGGACCTACGACGAGGACGACCTGCGGCTGCTGCGTCAGATCCGGGTGCTCCAGGACTTCGGCTTCGAGCTGGAGGAGACCCGGCCCTTCGTGGACTGCCTGCGGGCCGGCCACCCGGCCGGGGACTCCTGCCCGGCCTCGCTCGCCGTCTACCGGCGCAAGCTCGCCGAGCTGGACGGCCTGATCGGCCAGCTGGCCGATGTGCGCGAGCAGCTCGGCCGGCAGTTGGCCGACGCGGAACGGGCGGCCGGCGAAGCGGCCGTACCGAAGTGCGAGATGACCGGATGA
- a CDS encoding ATP-dependent 6-phosphofructokinase, whose amino-acid sequence MRIGVLTAGGDCPGLNAVIRSVVHRALVGHGDEVIGFEDGFKGLLDGHFRPLDINAVSGILARGGTILGSARMERARLHEAAENAQELATRYGIDAIIPIGGEGTLTASRMLSDAGMPVVGVPKTIDNDISSTDRTFGFDTAVMVATEAIDRLKTTAESHQRVMVVEVMGRHAGWIALESGMAGGAHGICLPERPFEVDALVKMVEERFARGKKFAVICVAEGAHPAEGSMPYEKGAIDQYGHERFAGIGNRLAIELEHRLGKEARPVILGHVQRGGTPTAYDRVLATRFGWHAVEAVHRGEFGKMTALRGTDIVMAPLAEAVTELKTVPEERMYEAESVF is encoded by the coding sequence ATGCGTATCGGAGTTCTCACCGCAGGCGGCGACTGTCCGGGCCTCAACGCTGTCATCCGGTCGGTCGTACACCGTGCCCTGGTCGGGCACGGAGATGAGGTCATCGGTTTCGAGGACGGCTTCAAGGGCCTCCTCGACGGCCACTTCCGCCCCCTCGACATCAATGCCGTCAGTGGCATCCTCGCCCGCGGGGGCACCATCCTCGGCTCGGCGCGCATGGAACGCGCCCGTCTCCACGAAGCGGCCGAGAACGCCCAGGAGCTGGCGACGCGCTACGGCATCGACGCCATCATCCCGATCGGCGGCGAAGGCACGCTGACCGCCTCCCGGATGCTGTCGGACGCCGGGATGCCGGTCGTCGGCGTACCGAAGACCATCGACAACGACATCTCCTCCACCGACCGCACCTTCGGCTTCGACACCGCCGTCATGGTCGCCACCGAGGCGATCGACCGCCTCAAGACCACCGCCGAATCGCACCAGCGCGTGATGGTCGTCGAGGTCATGGGCCGCCACGCGGGCTGGATCGCGCTGGAGTCCGGCATGGCCGGCGGCGCGCACGGGATCTGCCTGCCGGAACGCCCCTTCGAGGTGGACGCCTTGGTGAAAATGGTGGAGGAACGGTTCGCCCGGGGCAAGAAGTTCGCCGTGATCTGCGTCGCCGAGGGCGCGCACCCGGCCGAGGGCTCCATGCCGTACGAGAAGGGCGCGATCGACCAGTACGGTCACGAGCGCTTCGCCGGCATCGGCAACCGCCTCGCGATCGAACTGGAGCACCGCCTCGGCAAGGAGGCCCGCCCGGTCATCCTCGGCCACGTCCAGCGCGGCGGCACCCCCACCGCCTACGACCGGGTGCTCGCGACCCGCTTCGGCTGGCACGCCGTCGAAGCCGTCCACCGCGGCGAATTCGGCAAGATGACCGCCCTGCGCGGAACGGACATCGTGATGGCCCCGCTCGCCGAGGCGGTCACCGAGCTGAAGACCGTCCCCGAGGAGCGCATGTACGAGGCCGAATCGGTCTTCTGA
- a CDS encoding thioredoxin family protein yields the protein MKAHGVAQVTDADFEAEVLGERGRPVLVEFTADWCGPCRQLAPVLSSIAAEEADRLKVVQIDADSNPGAVTRYGVLSMPTLLVFRDGEPVQQMVGARAKRRLLQELEEQLATA from the coding sequence ATGAAGGCTCACGGTGTGGCGCAGGTGACCGACGCCGATTTCGAGGCCGAGGTGCTCGGGGAGCGGGGACGGCCGGTCCTCGTGGAGTTCACGGCGGACTGGTGCGGCCCCTGCCGCCAGCTCGCCCCCGTACTCTCCTCGATCGCCGCCGAGGAGGCCGACCGGCTCAAGGTCGTGCAGATCGACGCGGACAGCAACCCCGGGGCCGTCACCCGGTACGGGGTGCTGTCCATGCCGACCCTGCTCGTCTTCCGTGACGGCGAGCCCGTCCAGCAGATGGTCGGGGCCCGGGCCAAGCGCAGGCTGCTCCAGGAACTGGAGGAGCAGCTGGCCACGGCCTGA
- a CDS encoding maltokinase N-terminal cap-like domain-containing protein: MSEAASARSRLTADRAAGIAPLEPMLRTWLPAQRWFAGKGRTISRLRTVSAAELLPPGSTPGLLHLLLDVDGDCYQLLLGIRPSLPPALAPTLIGHAEDGPYAGRAVYEALGDPRLAAMLLERLRSPGALGPLRFDRDPATPIPAGLTPRPLSGEQTNSSLIYGDSFILKVFRRVGPGVNPDLELPRALAAAGCTRVPAPVAWYEAEPPGSEPLTLGVLQPYLRGSDDGWQLALRRLGAGADFTAEAHALGRATAEVHSALAAALPTVALGPEQTARLAAGMTARLAATAREVAALRPYEAGLRGAFDALAASRGAGVPAQRIHGDLHLGQTLRTLDGSWSLIDFEGEPARPLADRRRPEPAVRDIAGILRSFDYAARSHRPFAPAWADDCRAAFCEGYARTTGRDPREDPVLLRAYETDKAVYEARYESRHRPDWLHVPMAAIRRLSEPVRPAHRVPPTPSTPGSISPHPHPKPPRRPLA, from the coding sequence ATGTCGGAGGCTGCATCCGCCCGGAGTCGGCTGACGGCCGACCGGGCCGCAGGGATCGCTCCACTGGAGCCGATGCTGAGGACCTGGCTGCCCGCACAGCGCTGGTTCGCGGGCAAGGGCCGCACCATCAGCAGGCTCAGGACCGTCTCGGCGGCCGAGCTGCTGCCGCCGGGATCCACTCCCGGACTGCTGCACCTGCTCCTCGACGTCGACGGGGACTGCTACCAACTGCTGCTGGGCATCCGCCCGTCCCTGCCGCCCGCCCTCGCGCCCACCCTGATCGGCCATGCCGAGGACGGCCCGTACGCGGGCCGGGCGGTCTACGAGGCGCTCGGCGACCCCCGGCTCGCGGCCATGCTGCTGGAACGGCTGCGCTCGCCGGGGGCCCTCGGCCCGCTGCGCTTCGACCGGGACCCGGCCACGCCGATCCCGGCGGGGCTCACCCCCCGGCCGCTGTCCGGGGAGCAGACGAACTCCTCCCTCATCTACGGAGATTCGTTCATCCTGAAGGTCTTCCGCCGGGTCGGCCCCGGGGTCAACCCGGACCTGGAACTGCCCAGGGCGCTGGCCGCCGCCGGCTGCACGCGGGTCCCGGCCCCCGTCGCCTGGTACGAGGCCGAGCCGCCCGGCAGCGAACCGCTGACCCTGGGCGTGCTCCAGCCGTACCTGCGCGGCTCCGACGACGGCTGGCAGCTCGCGCTGCGCCGGCTCGGCGCCGGGGCCGACTTCACCGCCGAGGCGCACGCGCTCGGCCGGGCGACCGCCGAGGTGCACAGCGCGCTGGCCGCGGCGCTGCCCACGGTCGCGCTCGGCCCGGAGCAGACGGCCCGGCTCGCGGCGGGGATGACGGCCCGGCTGGCCGCCACCGCCCGGGAGGTGGCGGCGCTGCGGCCCTACGAGGCGGGGCTGCGGGGTGCCTTCGACGCACTGGCCGCCTCCCGGGGGGCGGGGGTGCCCGCCCAGCGGATCCACGGGGACCTCCATCTGGGTCAGACCCTGCGCACCCTCGACGGCAGCTGGTCGTTGATCGACTTCGAGGGCGAGCCGGCCCGGCCGCTGGCCGACCGGCGCCGCCCCGAACCGGCGGTGCGCGACATCGCCGGGATACTGCGCTCCTTCGACTACGCCGCCCGCTCGCACCGGCCGTTCGCCCCCGCCTGGGCGGACGACTGCCGGGCCGCGTTCTGCGAGGGCTACGCCCGCACCACCGGCCGGGACCCCCGCGAGGACCCCGTACTGCTGCGCGCGTACGAGACCGACAAGGCGGTGTACGAGGCCCGTTACGAGTCCCGGCACCGTCCCGACTGGCTGCACGTCCCGATGGCCGCGATCCGGCGGCTCTCGGAACCCGTACGGCCCGCGCACCGCGTGCCGCCGACCCCGTCCACCCCCGGCTCCATCTCCCCCCACCCCCATCCGAAGCCCCCGAGGAGGCCGCTCGCGTGA
- the glgB gene encoding 1,4-alpha-glucan branching enzyme: MSAARQPSPTVRDEAAPAPAPAPAPAAAKKARTPRARRSAPAHGVRQAPALGAGERARLLEGRHHDPHAVLGARTQRGGVAFRVLRPHAKAVTVVAKGLRAELHDDGDGLFSGLLPLADVPEYRLLVTYDSDEIEVHDPYRFLPALGELDLHLIGEGRHEQLWKALGAQPMEHQGVAGTRFTVWAPNAQGVRVSGDFSYWDSVAYPMRSLGSTGVWELFLPGVGTGTLYKYDITRPDGSHTLRADPMARSAEVPPANASVVTASRYEWQDAAWMAGRGARPPHQAPFSVYELHLASWRPGLSYRQLAEQLPAYVKELGFTHVELMPVAEHPFGGSWGYQVTGFYAPTSRMGTPDDFRFLVDSLHRAGIGVIVDWVPAHFPRDDWALAEFDGRPLYEHHDPRRAAHPDWGTLEFDYGRKEVRNFLVANAVYWCEEFHVDGLRVDAVASMLYLDYSRKEGEWSPNEHGGRENLDAVSFLQEMNATVYRRCPGVVTIAEESTAWTGVTRPTDSGGLGFGLKWNMGWMHDTLRYMSKEPVHRKYHHHDMTFGMIYAFSENYVLPISHDEVVHGKGSLVSRMPGDDWWQRRAAHRAYLGFMWAHPGKQLLFMGQEFAQGSEWSEVYGPDWWLLDSSYAAAGDHRGVRDLVRDLNRTYAAAPALWERDTVPEGFAWVEADAADDNVFAFLRYAQDGSQLLAVSNFSPVVRHGYRIGVPEEVPLWQEVLNTDLEVYGGSGIHHTQPMRPEPVPAQGRPASLRMTLPPLATVWFRPQG; this comes from the coding sequence GTGAGCGCCGCACGACAGCCGTCACCGACCGTCCGCGACGAAGCCGCACCCGCCCCCGCCCCGGCACCCGCCCCGGCGGCGGCGAAGAAGGCCCGGACGCCCCGGGCCCGCCGCTCCGCCCCCGCGCACGGCGTCCGGCAGGCGCCCGCGCTCGGCGCGGGCGAACGGGCCCGGCTGCTGGAGGGCCGCCACCACGACCCGCACGCGGTGCTGGGGGCCCGTACCCAGCGGGGCGGGGTGGCCTTCCGGGTGCTGCGCCCCCACGCCAAGGCGGTCACCGTCGTCGCGAAGGGGCTGCGGGCCGAGCTCCACGACGACGGCGACGGGCTGTTCTCGGGGCTGCTGCCGCTGGCCGACGTGCCGGAGTACCGGCTGCTGGTCACCTACGACAGCGACGAGATCGAGGTCCACGACCCGTACCGGTTCCTGCCCGCCCTCGGCGAGCTGGACCTGCACCTGATCGGCGAGGGCCGCCACGAGCAGCTGTGGAAGGCTCTCGGCGCCCAGCCGATGGAGCACCAGGGCGTGGCCGGGACCCGCTTCACGGTCTGGGCGCCGAACGCCCAGGGGGTCCGGGTCAGCGGGGACTTCTCCTACTGGGACTCCGTCGCCTACCCGATGCGCTCGCTCGGCTCGACGGGCGTGTGGGAGCTGTTCCTGCCCGGGGTGGGCACGGGCACGCTCTACAAGTACGACATCACCCGCCCGGACGGCAGCCACACCCTGCGCGCCGACCCGATGGCCCGCTCGGCGGAGGTCCCGCCGGCGAACGCCTCGGTGGTCACCGCCTCCCGGTACGAGTGGCAGGACGCGGCGTGGATGGCCGGGCGCGGCGCCCGGCCCCCGCACCAGGCCCCCTTCTCGGTGTACGAGCTGCACCTGGCGTCCTGGCGGCCCGGGCTCTCCTACCGGCAGCTCGCCGAGCAGCTCCCCGCCTACGTCAAGGAGCTCGGTTTCACGCACGTGGAGCTGATGCCGGTCGCCGAGCACCCCTTCGGCGGCTCGTGGGGCTACCAGGTCACCGGTTTCTACGCGCCGACCTCGCGGATGGGCACCCCGGACGACTTCCGCTTCCTCGTGGACTCGCTCCACCGGGCCGGGATCGGGGTGATCGTCGACTGGGTGCCCGCGCATTTCCCGCGCGACGACTGGGCCCTCGCGGAGTTCGACGGGCGGCCGCTGTACGAGCACCACGACCCGCGGCGGGCCGCGCACCCGGACTGGGGGACGCTGGAGTTCGACTACGGCCGCAAGGAGGTCCGCAACTTCCTCGTCGCCAACGCCGTGTACTGGTGCGAGGAGTTCCACGTGGACGGCCTGCGCGTGGACGCGGTGGCCTCGATGCTCTACCTCGACTACTCGCGCAAGGAGGGCGAGTGGTCGCCCAACGAGCACGGCGGGCGGGAGAACCTGGACGCGGTGTCCTTCCTCCAGGAGATGAACGCGACCGTGTACCGGCGCTGCCCCGGGGTGGTGACCATCGCGGAGGAGTCCACGGCGTGGACGGGCGTGACAAGGCCGACGGACTCGGGCGGGCTCGGCTTCGGTCTGAAGTGGAACATGGGCTGGATGCACGACACCCTGCGCTACATGTCGAAGGAGCCGGTGCACCGCAAGTACCACCACCACGACATGACCTTCGGGATGATCTACGCCTTCAGCGAGAACTACGTGCTGCCCATCTCGCACGACGAGGTGGTGCACGGCAAGGGGTCGCTGGTGTCGCGCATGCCCGGGGACGACTGGTGGCAGCGGCGGGCCGCGCACCGGGCGTACCTGGGCTTCATGTGGGCCCACCCGGGCAAGCAACTGCTCTTCATGGGGCAGGAGTTCGCCCAGGGGTCGGAGTGGTCGGAGGTGTACGGGCCGGACTGGTGGCTGCTGGACTCCTCCTACGCGGCGGCCGGTGACCACCGCGGGGTACGGGACCTCGTGCGCGACCTGAACCGCACCTACGCGGCGGCGCCCGCCCTGTGGGAGCGGGACACCGTGCCGGAGGGCTTCGCCTGGGTGGAGGCGGACGCCGCGGACGACAACGTCTTCGCCTTCCTGCGGTACGCGCAGGACGGCTCGCAGCTGCTGGCGGTGTCGAACTTCTCGCCCGTGGTCCGGCACGGCTACCGGATCGGGGTGCCCGAGGAGGTGCCGCTGTGGCAGGAGGTGCTCAACACCGATCTGGAGGTCTACGGCGGCAGCGGCATCCACCACACGCAGCCGATGCGGCCGGAGCCCGTGCCGGCGCAGGGCCGCCCGGCGAGCCTGCGCATGACGCTCCCACCGCTCGCGACGGTCTGGTTCCGGCCGCAGGGCTGA
- a CDS encoding helix-turn-helix domain-containing protein: MHSSPPFNAPAARRLRAALGMAPGHVAYGLRAQYGLVVAPETVMAWERGEISPSSAELTALAGVLWCAPGELLAEAVTLREHRVARGLAADELARRIGLDTGSYQKMEDTGRWKGNERQSAALATVLGLTLAQFVTATGKHEELADLLRSAVTTRWQAYVKPLGKLLPIPKHHLEVVLEQLHGDYQSRMVATLSWGGGQGEAGSGDAGREFLAEIVDRFWQLAGGTA; this comes from the coding sequence GTGCACTCCAGCCCACCTTTCAATGCCCCCGCCGCGCGTCGCCTGCGCGCGGCCCTGGGCATGGCTCCCGGACATGTCGCCTACGGCCTGCGCGCCCAGTACGGACTCGTCGTCGCGCCCGAGACCGTGATGGCCTGGGAGCGTGGCGAGATATCACCATCCTCCGCCGAGCTCACGGCGCTCGCGGGCGTCCTGTGGTGTGCGCCCGGCGAGCTGCTCGCCGAAGCGGTCACCCTGCGGGAGCACCGGGTGGCCCGCGGGCTCGCGGCCGACGAGCTGGCCCGGCGGATCGGCCTGGACACGGGCTCGTACCAGAAGATGGAGGACACCGGGCGCTGGAAGGGCAACGAACGGCAGTCCGCCGCCCTGGCCACGGTGCTGGGGCTGACGCTGGCCCAGTTCGTGACGGCGACCGGCAAGCACGAGGAGCTGGCCGACCTGCTGCGCAGTGCGGTGACCACGCGCTGGCAGGCGTATGTGAAGCCGCTGGGCAAGCTGCTGCCGATCCCCAAGCACCATCTGGAGGTGGTGCTGGAACAGCTGCACGGCGACTACCAGTCGCGGATGGTGGCGACGCTCAGCTGGGGCGGGGGCCAGGGCGAGGCGGGCAGCGGGGACGCGGGCCGGGAGTTCCTCGCCGAGATCGTGGACCGGTTCTGGCAGCTCGCGGGCGGCACGGCGTAG